One window of the Runella slithyformis DSM 19594 genome contains the following:
- a CDS encoding HNH endonuclease signature motif containing protein, with protein MARYQFDPIFEEHFVSVCNQSDSMAQAAVSLGMNYKTLCFHAKRLDCFRSNQSGKGFLKKPSKQPVPLELIFNGSYSTYQSYKLKKRLLKEGYKLHQCENCGLDQWFGKPIPLELHHIDGNRLNNTLGNLSLLCPNCHAFTENYRAKNIKNLSAQTETFDVESLKIGEVFTVMYDNPEPSPEIVGKGVET; from the coding sequence ATGGCTCGCTATCAATTTGACCCAATTTTTGAAGAGCATTTTGTTAGTGTCTGTAATCAATCAGACAGTATGGCCCAAGCGGCTGTATCACTCGGAATGAATTATAAAACACTATGCTTTCATGCAAAAAGATTGGATTGTTTTAGGTCAAATCAATCCGGTAAAGGCTTTCTTAAAAAGCCTTCGAAACAACCAGTCCCATTAGAATTGATTTTTAATGGAAGCTATTCGACTTATCAATCATACAAATTGAAAAAGAGATTATTGAAAGAAGGTTACAAGTTACATCAATGCGAAAATTGTGGTTTAGATCAATGGTTTGGGAAACCTATTCCATTAGAATTACATCACATTGATGGTAACAGGCTTAATAACACTCTGGGAAATTTGAGTTTATTGTGTCCTAATTGTCACGCATTTACGGAGAATTATCGTGCGAAAAACATCAAAAATTTGAGTGCACAGACGGAAACGTTTGATGTAGAATCGCTTAAAATCGGGGAAGTCTTCACAGTAATGTATGATAATCCCGAGCCAAGTCCCGAAATTGTTGGGAAAGGTGTAGAGACTTAA
- the lpxK gene encoding tetraacyldisaccharide 4'-kinase, with product MSRKLSNAFRWILWPLSFLYGLVTYVRNYLYNKGLLNIYQSDIYTINIGNLTIGGTGKTPHIEYLQQLLAKQKKITVLSRGYGRKTKGYREVNHASLPEEVGDEPLQFYKKFGHQSPVFVCEKRVEGIQRIEKEQTHAQVVLLDDAYQHRAIKPHLNLLLTDIGRLFYRDHVLPTGLLREFRDGAKRADAVIVTKCSMALSDAEKKEIQENIRRFTLPATPIFFSGFTYATPIAYFPYLPVLSEKQSVYLVSGIAQPALFEEAAAAYYTLVGYSRLDDHHLFKEEEVRKFTEISRRYPILTTEKDWVKLLPLLQKMGLQQKNFYYWPIRVTFDSPYFDQFILSEVMKPSRV from the coding sequence ATGTCAAGAAAATTATCAAACGCATTCCGATGGATACTTTGGCCCTTGAGCTTCCTGTACGGGCTTGTTACTTATGTTCGTAATTATTTGTATAACAAAGGCTTACTAAATATATACCAATCCGATATCTACACGATTAACATAGGAAACCTTACGATTGGAGGTACCGGAAAAACCCCTCATATCGAATACCTTCAACAACTTCTTGCCAAACAAAAAAAAATAACTGTTTTGAGCAGAGGATACGGACGCAAAACCAAGGGTTATCGCGAAGTAAATCATGCTTCATTGCCGGAAGAGGTCGGCGATGAGCCATTGCAATTCTACAAAAAGTTCGGTCATCAATCACCGGTGTTCGTCTGCGAAAAAAGAGTGGAAGGGATTCAGCGAATTGAGAAAGAACAAACGCATGCTCAAGTCGTTTTGCTAGATGACGCCTACCAACACCGCGCCATTAAGCCCCATTTAAATCTTTTACTGACCGATATTGGACGTTTATTTTACAGAGACCACGTCCTTCCGACCGGATTGCTGCGTGAATTCAGAGATGGTGCTAAACGAGCTGATGCTGTGATTGTGACTAAGTGTTCGATGGCCCTTTCTGACGCTGAGAAAAAAGAAATACAGGAAAACATCAGGCGGTTCACACTTCCTGCCACTCCCATTTTTTTCTCCGGATTTACGTATGCAACCCCTATTGCCTACTTCCCCTATTTGCCGGTGTTGTCTGAAAAACAATCTGTTTACTTAGTTTCGGGAATTGCTCAACCCGCATTATTTGAAGAAGCCGCGGCAGCATACTACACGTTGGTTGGGTATTCAAGACTGGACGACCATCACCTTTTTAAGGAGGAAGAAGTGCGAAAATTTACGGAAATTTCGCGTAGGTATCCGATCTTGACCACAGAAAAAGACTGGGTAAAACTGCTGCCGTTATTGCAAAAAATGGGCTTACAGCAGAAAAATTTTTATTATTGGCCTATTCGAGTCACCTTTGACAGTCCATACTTTGATCAATTTATACTCAGCGAAGTAATGAAACCGTCCCGCGTTTGA
- a CDS encoding sulfite oxidase-like oxidoreductase: MEESSKLDRIIEARMKLKARFEDKMKNTPSMADERPQGYGETNRHGMPQVPVGQTLTTKWPVLDLGYQPNVTLDRWRLYVDGEVENPVVLKWEDFMALPQTEDTSDFHCVTTWSKLDMSWVGVRLLDIAALVQPKETATHLMCYGYDTYTTNVSLEEALKPDVLLAHTVYGEPLPKEHGGPVRMITPQLYAWKGAKWIKRIEFLSKNKRGFWEERGYSNTAYPWRNDRYS; the protein is encoded by the coding sequence ATGGAAGAAAGCAGTAAACTTGACAGAATCATTGAAGCCCGAATGAAGCTGAAAGCCCGTTTTGAGGATAAAATGAAAAATACTCCCTCCATGGCGGATGAACGCCCGCAGGGATACGGTGAAACCAATCGGCATGGCATGCCGCAAGTGCCCGTTGGACAGACATTAACTACAAAATGGCCGGTGCTGGATTTGGGGTATCAGCCCAATGTGACCCTTGACCGTTGGCGATTATATGTAGACGGAGAAGTGGAAAACCCCGTCGTTTTAAAGTGGGAAGATTTTATGGCGTTACCCCAAACGGAAGATACCTCTGATTTTCATTGCGTTACCACATGGTCTAAATTGGATATGTCGTGGGTAGGGGTTCGGCTATTAGACATAGCGGCACTGGTACAGCCCAAAGAAACAGCTACGCATCTGATGTGCTATGGGTACGATACGTATACGACCAACGTCTCCCTGGAAGAGGCCCTGAAACCGGATGTATTGTTGGCACATACCGTTTATGGTGAGCCATTGCCAAAGGAACACGGCGGCCCTGTTCGCATGATTACGCCGCAACTGTATGCCTGGAAGGGGGCAAAATGGATTAAACGAATTGAGTTTTTATCTAAAAATAAACGCGGTTTTTGGGAAGAGCGTGGGTATTCCAATACCGCTTATCCGTGGCGAAATGACCGTTACAGTTAG
- a CDS encoding o-succinylbenzoate synthase: MPLQAHYQPYRLNFRFAAGTSRGILTEKTSWFIKIYDKENPSIIGIGECGPLSGLSIDDRPDFEDTLQNICREFNRLDLEIYSWNISIILEQLVGNQWPSIRFGFESAMLDYLHGGKRALFDNDFVSGQKGVPINGLVWMGSHESMLQQVEEKISAGFTTIKLKIGAIGFQEECAILAYIRRHFSAREISLRVDANGAFTASDVHSKLKKLAEYELHSIEQPIAPKQIDLMAELCEVSPVPIGLDEELIGKFDYAEKRRLLKQLKPKYIILKPTLLGGFELTREWIETAHRLDIGWWITSALESNVGLNAISQFTAEFDNPLPQGLGTGQLYHNNIPSPLTIQEGHLLYDSLQAWDFGLLNSSRISSTA, translated from the coding sequence ATGCCCTTACAAGCTCACTATCAGCCTTATAGACTGAATTTTCGGTTTGCCGCCGGTACTTCCAGGGGTATCCTGACTGAAAAAACGTCTTGGTTTATTAAAATTTATGATAAGGAAAATCCGTCAATCATTGGTATCGGTGAATGTGGGCCGCTCAGTGGGTTAAGTATTGATGATCGCCCTGATTTTGAAGATACACTCCAGAATATTTGTCGGGAATTTAACAGGTTAGACCTCGAAATTTACAGCTGGAATATCTCCATTATATTAGAGCAACTAGTTGGAAATCAGTGGCCTTCCATTCGTTTTGGTTTTGAATCAGCCATGTTGGATTACCTCCATGGAGGCAAACGGGCGTTGTTTGACAATGACTTTGTCAGCGGTCAGAAGGGGGTCCCCATCAATGGACTCGTTTGGATGGGTAGCCATGAATCAATGCTTCAACAGGTAGAGGAGAAAATATCCGCCGGATTTACCACCATAAAACTAAAGATAGGGGCGATTGGCTTTCAGGAAGAATGTGCGATTTTAGCGTATATCCGCCGTCATTTTTCGGCCCGTGAGATTAGCCTTCGAGTAGATGCAAACGGAGCCTTCACTGCCTCTGATGTTCATTCAAAGTTAAAGAAGCTGGCAGAATACGAGTTACATTCGATTGAACAACCCATTGCTCCCAAACAAATAGACCTGATGGCTGAGCTTTGTGAGGTCTCGCCGGTTCCAATCGGATTGGATGAAGAATTGATAGGTAAATTTGATTATGCCGAAAAAAGGCGTCTGCTAAAACAGCTTAAACCCAAATACATCATCCTGAAACCCACCCTTTTGGGTGGGTTTGAACTGACCCGTGAATGGATCGAAACAGCACATCGGCTTGATATTGGCTGGTGGATTACTTCTGCGTTGGAGTCAAATGTAGGACTTAATGCCATTTCTCAATTTACCGCTGAGTTTGACAATCCCCTTCCTCAGGGTTTGGGAACGGGCCAATTATACCACAATAACATTCCCAGCCCTTTGACGATCCAAGAGGGTCATCTTCTCTACGATTCTCTTCAGGCGTGGGACTTTGGGCTATTGAATTCAAGCCGTATTTCTTCAACCGCTTAG
- a CDS encoding ISAon1 family transposase, which yields MDTNPNSTNSIGEFYGVKGRNLLRHYKDCQGGFKHWNQKSNAKLWLLYPQNMGTHLSIDETSLSDGELYTILTNKAAKGRKGSIVAIIAGTKAETVIEILRRIPVRPRKKVLEITLDMAGNMALIAKRCFPLATQVTDRFHVQKLASEALQEIRIKYRWQAIDAENEAIEQAKISQQPYHAEVLANGDTLKQLLARSRYVLYKKEKDWTENQKQRATLLFERYPDLKKAYELTMALSHIFENTTDKLYGLARLAKWHEKVRQSGFKAFNTVARSIQNHYETILNYFDNRSTNASAESFNAKIKAFRAQFRGVRNVEFFLYRLTQLYA from the coding sequence GTGGATACGAATCCGAATAGTACAAATTCAATCGGAGAGTTTTATGGCGTGAAGGGTCGGAATCTGCTTCGTCACTACAAAGATTGCCAAGGTGGATTCAAACATTGGAATCAAAAGTCTAATGCTAAACTATGGCTGTTATACCCTCAAAATATGGGAACTCATCTTTCCATTGATGAAACCTCGTTATCTGATGGGGAGTTATACACTATTCTTACCAATAAAGCAGCCAAAGGCAGAAAAGGGAGCATTGTAGCAATTATTGCGGGTACAAAGGCTGAAACAGTCATTGAAATTCTTCGCAGGATACCTGTAAGACCTCGTAAAAAAGTCCTTGAAATTACGCTGGACATGGCCGGTAATATGGCTTTAATCGCCAAGCGCTGTTTCCCTTTGGCTACCCAAGTCACTGACCGTTTCCATGTACAGAAATTGGCCTCCGAAGCTTTACAGGAAATCAGGATCAAGTATCGATGGCAGGCCATAGATGCCGAAAATGAAGCCATAGAACAAGCTAAAATCAGTCAACAACCTTACCATGCTGAAGTTCTCGCTAATGGAGACACCCTTAAACAATTATTAGCTCGCAGCAGGTATGTGCTCTACAAAAAGGAGAAAGATTGGACAGAGAATCAAAAACAAAGGGCAACACTACTTTTTGAGCGCTATCCTGATTTGAAAAAAGCCTATGAGTTAACGATGGCCTTGAGCCATATTTTTGAGAATACTACTGATAAACTTTATGGATTGGCCAGACTGGCCAAATGGCATGAAAAGGTTCGTCAGTCAGGATTTAAAGCCTTCAACACGGTGGCGCGTTCTATTCAAAACCATTATGAAACCATCCTTAACTATTTTGATAATCGAAGTACGAACGCGTCTGCCGAATCTTTTAATGCCAAGATTAAAGCTTTTCGAGCTCAGTTCAGAGGGGTAAGGAATGTAGAATTCTTTCTTTATCGGCTAACGCAGTTATATGCTTAA
- the porG gene encoding type IX secretion system protein PorG has protein sequence MKLTLRFALMVMLLAVGSAYSQKVYKRWELGGGVGWSGYLGDLNKSDFFSQEPKLSGGLLGRYHISRNWALRGALTFGTLSGNDANFDDRKVRGFKTKSSLTDVSAIVEYDFLGKNRFQYDSTAFQVRFKRRFSPYLFTGAGVGFTNPRPDFTGTASTPANFRQGAIADQAADYSKSNFVIPFGVGVRYDLNENWVLGAEAGFRLAFSDYLDGISQGANPNRDDRYKLSTLSITYRFDKKDKDRDGIPDEKDACPNEPGSVRMNGCPDKDHDGVADKDDDCPDVAGSVSMKGCPDADGDGIRDQDDACPTEAGVASLQGCPDRDKDGIADKDDVCPDAAGLANLKGCPDKDKDGIADEDDACPDAAGLVLLGGCPDTDADGIADKDDECPGLAGKTELKGCPDGDNDGISDKDDACPTVAGITQFNGCPDTDGDGVEDSKDRCPEVAGKPEFEGCVNAKALQVVLKAAEKRARLEAELAAKQKAFIDPAKLVVDFKVESIVFATNSSVIQDQYKSILDGLVDVLVKNPTYKLRLSGHADSRGSQAYNEKLSEARANACLEYLLQKGVNVSRIVVQGLGESIPAGDNKNEAGRKLNRRVEVEAFRQ, from the coding sequence ATGAAGCTAACTTTACGATTTGCACTTATGGTCATGCTATTGGCCGTTGGTTCGGCATATAGTCAAAAAGTATATAAGCGATGGGAGCTGGGAGGGGGAGTAGGTTGGTCCGGGTATTTGGGTGATCTCAATAAGTCTGACTTTTTTTCTCAGGAACCCAAATTAAGCGGGGGCTTATTGGGACGCTATCACATCAGTCGTAATTGGGCACTGCGGGGCGCGTTGACCTTCGGTACGCTGTCTGGCAATGATGCCAATTTTGATGATCGTAAAGTGCGCGGTTTTAAAACAAAATCTTCACTTACAGACGTTTCAGCCATTGTAGAATATGACTTTTTAGGAAAAAATCGCTTTCAATATGATTCTACGGCTTTTCAGGTGCGATTTAAACGCAGGTTTTCACCCTATTTATTTACCGGTGCAGGGGTTGGTTTTACGAATCCTAGACCCGATTTCACCGGAACCGCTTCCACTCCTGCAAATTTCCGTCAGGGGGCTATTGCTGATCAGGCGGCTGATTATTCTAAGTCAAATTTTGTGATTCCCTTCGGCGTCGGGGTTAGGTATGATTTGAACGAAAATTGGGTATTGGGCGCAGAAGCAGGTTTTCGTCTCGCTTTTTCTGATTATTTGGATGGAATCAGTCAGGGGGCCAATCCAAATCGTGATGACCGCTACAAACTTTCTACGCTTTCTATAACGTATCGTTTTGATAAAAAAGACAAAGATCGTGACGGTATTCCCGATGAAAAAGATGCCTGCCCGAATGAACCCGGCTCGGTCCGAATGAATGGATGCCCTGATAAAGATCATGACGGTGTAGCCGATAAAGACGATGATTGTCCGGACGTGGCCGGATCGGTGTCCATGAAGGGTTGTCCTGATGCCGATGGCGACGGAATCCGCGATCAGGACGATGCCTGTCCAACCGAAGCAGGCGTTGCTTCTTTGCAAGGTTGCCCTGATCGTGACAAAGATGGGATTGCTGATAAGGACGACGTCTGCCCGGATGCTGCGGGATTGGCAAATCTGAAAGGATGCCCTGATAAAGATAAAGACGGAATTGCCGATGAGGATGATGCATGTCCGGATGCAGCAGGGTTGGTGCTGCTGGGCGGATGCCCTGATACGGATGCAGACGGCATTGCCGATAAAGACGACGAATGTCCGGGTTTAGCCGGTAAAACCGAGCTGAAGGGCTGTCCTGATGGTGATAATGACGGTATTTCCGATAAAGATGATGCCTGCCCAACGGTAGCCGGTATTACGCAATTCAACGGTTGTCCGGATACCGACGGAGATGGCGTAGAGGATTCCAAAGATCGCTGTCCGGAAGTGGCCGGTAAGCCGGAATTTGAAGGATGTGTGAATGCCAAAGCCCTGCAGGTGGTATTAAAGGCAGCGGAGAAAAGAGCACGCCTGGAAGCAGAATTGGCCGCGAAACAAAAAGCGTTTATCGACCCTGCCAAATTGGTGGTTGACTTTAAAGTGGAATCCATCGTGTTTGCGACCAATAGTTCGGTGATTCAGGATCAATACAAATCCATCCTTGACGGTTTGGTGGATGTTCTGGTGAAAAATCCAACCTATAAACTTCGCTTATCAGGCCATGCCGATAGCAGAGGCTCACAGGCTTATAATGAAAAACTGTCAGAAGCAAGAGCAAACGCCTGTTTAGAATATTTGTTACAAAAAGGAGTGAATGTATCCCGTATCGTTGTTCAGGGATTGGGCGAGAGTATTCCTGCCGGAGATAATAAAAACGAAGCGGGCCGAAAATTAAATCGTCGGGTAGAAGTGGAAGCCTTTCGACAATAA
- a CDS encoding gliding motility-associated C-terminal domain-containing protein: MGVHFVFFSTFGQQIVDNQCNVIPPGELTGDFKLVNGVGCAPLRVKVSNQQIISVENRYIFDYKGGNPYAYNTTADSNFTYTKSGIYYVMKLSKTTAGVLQRACRVVTVQNRTAPEFKVLVCSNGSVNLRITNHAVTEYEEYVIEWGDGNVTIMNRLNLSAQYRYRDVSSKQITVQGRHRISNCGEKSTQTISLETINKPAAISKLEILDASAGELTISNPNELELELYRQEGGGTFRTLGTTVKNSVEKVKVLVDTNRMFCYKIKARDSCVAALESNVVCTAFLKVIPEPEANGISFTPYRNPSDVKSVAVKRNDVLWWKPAINQFFKSDTEGQCGKDACYRLEITTQGATILSNRICVGPPPSLCNLLGSLFVPDVFTPNGDGVNDLLEIKGEIDGESQTLIYDRWGSVIFRSSVNVRHWNGSINGSPAPAGVYLYHIKVTDKIGRTFIKRGTVSLLR, from the coding sequence ATGGGCGTACACTTCGTCTTTTTTTCAACTTTTGGCCAGCAAATCGTCGATAATCAATGTAATGTCATTCCTCCCGGCGAACTTACCGGCGACTTTAAATTAGTAAATGGAGTAGGATGTGCTCCGCTCCGGGTGAAGGTTTCAAACCAACAGATCATCTCGGTCGAAAATAGGTATATTTTTGACTATAAAGGCGGAAACCCGTACGCTTATAATACCACCGCTGATTCCAATTTTACCTATACCAAATCCGGCATTTATTATGTGATGAAGCTGTCAAAAACGACTGCCGGCGTACTTCAGCGAGCATGTCGGGTGGTAACCGTCCAAAATCGTACGGCTCCTGAATTCAAAGTGCTGGTCTGTTCAAACGGGAGTGTTAATTTGCGCATTACCAATCATGCCGTAACTGAATACGAAGAATATGTGATTGAATGGGGGGACGGAAATGTGACGATTATGAACAGATTGAATTTATCTGCCCAATACCGCTACAGGGATGTATCTTCCAAGCAAATCACGGTTCAGGGTCGACATCGGATTAGTAATTGCGGTGAAAAAAGTACCCAAACAATTTCGTTGGAAACCATAAATAAACCTGCGGCAATTTCAAAATTAGAGATTTTGGATGCTTCAGCGGGTGAATTAACAATTTCCAATCCTAACGAGTTGGAATTGGAGTTGTACCGCCAGGAAGGAGGAGGTACTTTCAGAACACTTGGCACGACCGTAAAAAATTCGGTGGAAAAAGTGAAAGTATTGGTCGATACCAACAGGATGTTCTGTTACAAGATCAAAGCACGGGACAGTTGTGTTGCTGCTTTGGAATCAAATGTGGTTTGTACCGCTTTTCTTAAAGTAATTCCTGAACCGGAGGCCAATGGGATTAGTTTTACACCCTACCGAAACCCTTCCGATGTAAAATCTGTGGCGGTAAAACGTAATGATGTACTTTGGTGGAAACCAGCTATTAATCAGTTCTTTAAATCTGATACTGAAGGCCAATGCGGAAAAGACGCGTGTTATCGTTTAGAAATAACAACTCAGGGAGCAACCATTCTTTCTAATAGGATCTGTGTGGGACCACCTCCTTCGCTCTGTAATCTTTTAGGGAGTTTGTTTGTACCGGATGTATTTACGCCAAACGGTGACGGGGTCAATGACTTGTTGGAAATAAAAGGGGAAATCGACGGAGAGTCGCAAACGCTTATCTATGATCGCTGGGGCTCGGTCATTTTTCGAAGCAGTGTGAATGTACGTCATTGGAACGGATCGATTAACGGTAGCCCGGCACCCGCAGGTGTATATCTGTACCATATTAAAGTAACCGACAAAATCGGCCGAACATTTATCAAACGCGGGACGGTTTCATTACTTCGCTGA
- a CDS encoding leucyl aminopeptidase, which produces MEIQIVNTLPSETEAIIYLFRQGDTLSDQLSVFTNAAFLKQDFKAEAKQVITLYENDRKVYLVGLGKNPREADFIKILRSFFYKQKRSLPNLVALDLMAGAIEKEWVEVITNGILLGDYDLDLYKTTKKEDLNFFEKDTKLQFIIADAAVEAAVQQVHRGEEIAFTQIRIMDLMNAPSNKKSPQSLAEWATDSGEKYGYSVTVWDEKQCESEGLEALLAVSFGSRNPPRFIQLEYKHPNANKKIGLVGKGVTFDTGGISLKQSANMHYMKSDMGGAAAVLGTIEAAAKLQLPVHLIGIIPATENSIDGLATKPGDVVGSYSGKTIEIIDTDAEGRVILADALSYLVRNHQPDTIIDLATLTGSCVAALGYSAAGMFTDNDQLAQELYESGQQTGEKLWRLPLWDDYKEDVNSDVADVKNFHGKPFAGAIVAAKFLEVFVEEHPRWAHLDIAGTAFGDSEFGTMKSATGYGIRLLLCWLQERH; this is translated from the coding sequence ATGGAAATTCAAATTGTCAACACGCTTCCGTCCGAAACCGAAGCTATCATTTACTTATTTCGTCAGGGGGATACTTTGAGTGACCAACTGAGTGTTTTTACCAATGCCGCATTTCTGAAGCAGGATTTCAAGGCGGAAGCAAAACAGGTGATAACCCTCTATGAAAATGACCGGAAAGTATACTTGGTAGGGTTAGGAAAAAATCCGAGAGAAGCCGATTTTATAAAAATTCTGCGCTCATTTTTTTACAAACAAAAAAGATCACTTCCCAACTTGGTCGCTCTGGACCTCATGGCTGGAGCAATTGAAAAGGAATGGGTCGAGGTCATTACAAACGGTATTTTATTAGGTGATTACGACTTAGATCTTTATAAAACAACAAAGAAAGAAGATCTGAATTTTTTTGAAAAAGATACCAAGCTTCAATTCATCATTGCTGATGCTGCTGTTGAAGCGGCGGTGCAACAGGTACATCGTGGGGAAGAGATTGCCTTTACCCAAATTCGAATCATGGATTTGATGAATGCGCCCTCCAATAAAAAATCACCGCAAAGTTTGGCTGAGTGGGCTACCGATTCCGGGGAAAAATACGGCTACTCGGTAACGGTTTGGGACGAGAAGCAATGCGAATCTGAAGGGTTGGAGGCATTGTTGGCCGTGAGCTTTGGCAGCAGAAATCCACCAAGGTTTATACAATTGGAATATAAACATCCCAATGCAAACAAGAAAATTGGCTTGGTAGGGAAAGGGGTTACGTTTGACACCGGCGGAATCTCCCTGAAGCAATCCGCCAATATGCACTACATGAAATCGGATATGGGCGGTGCAGCGGCGGTGTTGGGAACGATTGAAGCGGCGGCCAAACTGCAATTGCCCGTGCATTTGATCGGAATCATTCCCGCCACCGAAAACAGTATAGACGGGTTGGCCACAAAACCCGGGGATGTCGTGGGCAGTTATTCCGGCAAAACCATTGAGATCATTGATACCGACGCCGAAGGACGGGTCATTTTGGCGGATGCGCTGAGTTATCTGGTACGAAATCACCAACCCGATACGATCATTGATCTGGCCACACTGACCGGAAGCTGTGTTGCTGCGTTGGGGTATTCGGCTGCAGGAATGTTTACTGATAATGACCAGCTTGCGCAGGAGTTATACGAAAGCGGGCAGCAGACCGGAGAGAAGTTGTGGCGCTTGCCGTTATGGGATGATTATAAAGAAGATGTTAACTCGGATGTGGCAGATGTGAAGAACTTTCATGGTAAGCCGTTCGCAGGGGCTATTGTGGCTGCCAAGTTTTTAGAAGTGTTTGTAGAAGAACACCCACGTTGGGCGCATTTGGATATAGCAGGGACTGCGTTTGGTGATTCTGAGTTCGGCACTATGAAGTCAGCTACCGGATATGGGATTAGATTGCTGCTGTGTTGGTTGCAGGAACGCCATTGA
- the porG gene encoding type IX secretion system protein PorG, which translates to MRCVYFVSIGLLLINAFFAEAQERFEIGMFGGSAGYLGDLNKSDIFSKEPNPAFGVVGRYNFSNHFAVKVALLSGRLSGKDSHYPDRAFRNFSTTTPLKEITTQLEWHLWPLTEPRFRHQFKASFSPFLFVGFGLALTNPKADLENMLIEKPQFVQGAAIDRTANFNSVNGVVPFGLGLKYRFHPQWTLALEAGVRITFSDYLDGISFAGNPDKTDRYTFSGLIIVYCFKKPPFGFKIRNPTKCDFVQE; encoded by the coding sequence ATGCGCTGTGTATACTTTGTTTCTATAGGGCTTCTGTTAATCAATGCGTTTTTTGCCGAGGCGCAGGAACGTTTTGAAATAGGTATGTTTGGGGGAAGCGCAGGGTATCTTGGCGATCTGAATAAGTCAGATATATTTTCCAAAGAACCTAACCCTGCCTTTGGCGTGGTAGGTCGCTATAATTTTTCCAATCATTTTGCCGTGAAGGTAGCCTTACTGAGCGGTCGGTTGTCCGGCAAAGATAGCCATTATCCCGACAGAGCCTTCCGCAACTTCAGCACAACGACTCCGTTAAAGGAGATTACTACTCAGTTGGAATGGCATCTGTGGCCTCTGACGGAACCTCGCTTTCGCCATCAGTTCAAGGCTTCCTTTTCTCCTTTTTTATTTGTCGGGTTTGGATTGGCATTGACAAATCCTAAGGCAGACTTAGAAAATATGCTCATTGAGAAACCGCAGTTTGTACAGGGGGCGGCCATCGACCGTACTGCCAACTTCAACTCCGTCAATGGTGTAGTTCCGTTTGGATTGGGCCTGAAATACCGTTTCCATCCTCAATGGACGCTTGCGCTTGAAGCGGGAGTTCGCATTACATTTTCAGATTATTTAGACGGGATCAGTTTTGCCGGCAACCCGGACAAAACCGACCGATACACCTTTTCGGGGCTAATTATTGTATATTGTTTTAAAAAACCTCCCTTTGGGTTTAAAATTCGTAATCCAACCAAGTGTGATTTTGTGCAGGAATGA
- a CDS encoding UbiA family prenyltransferase encodes MKNILLHLRIPFSFFLLPIFLFAVSQSPHPEVARAWWVFLILHLLLFPASNAYNSYYDKDEGSIGLLESPPPVTKELFYVAWAFDILALVLGWLFVGEVFTLYLVVYGFISKAYSHPLIRLKKYPVLSWIIVTFFQGALTYWAVYQAINPSVTFESLTSQWIPALVCTSNLLAIYPLTQVYQHEEDARRGDMTMSRLLGIKGTFINANAWLLLSGIGYVSYFGFTVPLLLLVLLLFPLLAFFGWWTWKVWQDERNANFKNTMWLNLLASVCLNVFFGILCFL; translated from the coding sequence ATGAAAAACATTCTCCTCCATCTTCGTATTCCATTCTCCTTTTTTCTTTTACCCATTTTTCTGTTTGCGGTGAGTCAGTCGCCTCATCCGGAGGTGGCTAGAGCCTGGTGGGTTTTTCTGATCTTGCACTTGTTACTGTTTCCGGCCAGCAATGCCTATAATAGCTATTATGATAAAGATGAAGGAAGCATTGGGTTGTTGGAAAGCCCGCCTCCCGTAACCAAAGAGCTGTTTTATGTGGCGTGGGCCTTTGATATTTTGGCGCTGGTGCTGGGATGGTTGTTTGTGGGAGAGGTGTTCACGCTGTATTTAGTGGTCTATGGGTTTATCTCAAAAGCCTATAGTCATCCGTTGATTCGACTGAAAAAGTACCCTGTGTTGAGTTGGATAATTGTCACTTTTTTTCAGGGCGCACTTACGTATTGGGCCGTTTATCAGGCGATCAATCCCTCCGTGACCTTTGAGTCGCTGACATCGCAGTGGATTCCTGCTTTGGTCTGTACTTCAAATCTGTTGGCGATCTACCCGCTTACGCAGGTGTATCAGCACGAAGAAGATGCCAGAAGGGGTGATATGACCATGAGTCGGCTGTTGGGGATCAAAGGAACATTTATCAATGCCAACGCCTGGTTGCTGCTGTCGGGTATTGGGTATGTAAGTTATTTCGGATTTACCGTCCCGCTATTGCTTCTCGTACTTCTGTTATTTCCGTTGTTGGCTTTTTTCGGTTGGTGGACGTGGAAGGTGTGGCAGGACGAACGCAATGCAAACTTTAAAAATACAATGTGGCTAAATCTCCTGGCAAGCGTGTGTCTCAATGTTTTTTTTGGAATTTTATGTTTTTTATAA